The Lonchura striata isolate bLonStr1 chromosome 8, bLonStr1.mat, whole genome shotgun sequence genomic interval ttgtttctgaaaatattctAATTATGATACTATCAGATGGCTTTCTTTTAAATTAGGAATACCTTTAAATTAGGAATACCAGTGTAAGTGCATCTAGGAGTTTCAAGGGAGGCCTTGGTAATAAAAATTGGGTAAGATATGAAGCTGCAAAAGCATTATAAGCAAATTCAGGGAATTGTTGCAGATAATCTGACTTGTAAACATCAATTTTAGAAGACTATGAGGCATGTCTGTTCAAAGGGTTAGAATTCACAGTCTAAAAAGCGTGTTATGTTGGTATCTCCATTACAGGAAACAGAACAAGAGACAATGCATTAACCTAAGCAACTCTCCTGGCTTCTACTGGTAAACCATTTTCTATACCCAGCAAGATTTTGGATTTTGTCTTATACAGACAAACATCACAACTGTTTGCTCTATCATTTTACTTGAATTATCCATTATAAATTACCCTAACAAATATTCTACTATTGCCTATTTGACAGTGGCACGATTAATAGGTATTTACATTACtgttctattttaattttgctaTATTTATCTTGTCTGCAATATACATGAGAAATTGATAGAAAATTATCAACTTTCacaactttcctttttttttgaaaatcaaagaaaataagcaaaatcATAACTCACAAGGCAATAAATcacatttgttttccttgtttgttgTACAATATCAATTATCCCTGTGTTTGATTTGTAGAATTCTTTCTCTTACATGTATTTTGTTTGGTTAAGGATGATCCCCTGCAGCACGAAAATTCAATATCATTTAACTTACAGAGATAGTATTCTATGGACACTGGATTATGtgctctgagaaaaaaaaaaggcattactATATTAAACATTAAAATCAAACTTCTAATCTGATTTAATCTAGCTGTGCAGAATTACAGTACTTTGGTACCTACTTCAGAGTTTGCTTTGACTGACCTTTAAAACAGAATAGATTTTATCTGTTTAATCTATAGGGTACATTTTTCTatcatattaaaaattatatttatccatggTAGATTGCACAGCCAATCTTGCTACTAATTATAATTCATTCCAAAGGCCCTCCAGCAAGTAACAGAAATagacaaaggaaagaaaaaaaagtattgtttAAGAATGTTGAAGGAGAACTGCAGAACAACATCTTCATCTGGTATTAAAGTTATTTTGATTGCATTGATCACAAAACAGTTGGATTTCTTACAAAGGCATGGCCTGCAAAGAAAGGCTAAAAGACTGGTGCAATTCTGTCTCAGCAGAAAGAAGCAGCAGTCAGAGAAGTatttttctctccccagagtagTCTGAGTTAGTAAGAGTCCTAAATATTGTTTTCAGCCCACATTCTGAAATGCTGATGGATGATACATGCAAGGCAAAGAAAAGTCACTGGGAAAGGGGGGAAGAATTCTCAACACCACGATCAGTGCTcaccaaaaaacaacacagaGCAATCCAAAGAGAGACTCACAGGAGGCCAGAGGAGAAGAGAGCCACAGTGAGCAACATGAATAGAATGCCAGAAATTCTGATTCAGGTCTTGAAACCCAGCTGAGTAGCTGGCAGGTTTTCAACATCTGGGACGTGAGACTGCAGCAGATGGGAAGCCAGAGAGTGAATTAAAAGTCAAACCAGAAGAaggctgtgtttttaaaaaggggTGATATAACTGTATTATACAGGGGGAAAGCATAATTATGCCTCAGAGATGAGAGGTACTATTTGAACTGGTGCTTAAAGAACATAAGGAGCTCAAAATGTGCCTCATGGCTTGTATTTCTACAACTACACTTAATCAAAGTCTGCATCTATAGTGCTATCTCCTGGAGATATCTAGGAGAATCTAAGAAATGTTAAGAAGCGTTACAAGAGAAAATCACAGCAATCAAGAACAAgcaaggaattttggggaacaGCAAGAATCAGATGTAAGCAAGGCATGTATTAGATTAGTTGTATCAACAGATAGAGAAGAACAGGGTTGGCAAAGTTTACCTCAGGGGAAGAAAATGGTAAAACGGCAAGGAAACAAATGAGCTTAAAAGCAGAGAGCATCTGCTTTAGTCAGCTGAAAGGAGACAGGCTGGGGGAGGCAATTGTTTGCTGCCAGTATCCTGCCACAGGAGTCTGGCAGGCTGACTgaattgattttctttctttgaacaTCACCAGTTTTCAGATGAAATAATAAATCTTTGCTTGTTACCAAAGACTGGTGTGTTATACCTTTTTATATCCAAATAGTTTTTACTGAAGTGTTTTCAATTGGAAAGATTGCTTCTCAGGAGGAAGGCTACTTCTTAGGTGGAAGGAGGTTCTAActaataagaaaattattttctttcagtagaCGGTAAAACCAATCACTCCAAAAAAAGGAAGGGTTTACTTGAGATAGTGAAAAAACAATTTATCTCAATACGTATTACATCCACATTCACTGCCAGCTAAAATCAGTGTGCATATAAACTGAAAGAAGGGActaagcagaaggaaaaaaatccccaaccctCTCCCACAAACAccaaagaattttaaaagcatgCAATAAACTTTAACAAGATGAATGAGGGCCTCTAAGAACTCTGAAGGGAGGACGAGTTTTGACTCAACCTGGCAACAACCATCAGTTAGGATGCACCTACCTGCATAAGCAATCAGGCTTATTTTTACCCCATGCTGTCTGTAAGGAGGTAAATCAGGAAAGACTTGTGACTCATCACAAAACTGTTTTGTGCCAAGtaagactaatttttttttctctgtgtaaaCAAAATACGTTCACAACCTATCTTCACTCAAGCTTTTAAGTATGacaattattaatatttctgaataaaatgtatttttcaatgTACATCATTAGTGATCTAAATAAGGTTTTACATAAATAGAGGGGGTGAAACTGcacacaaaataaaatggaaaaaatggctGACACGGTTTCCTTACATTTGTTCAACATTTTGTTACTCAGCTTCACAGGCTGGCATATACTATGATGAAGGAAACACATTTTGATTAGGGAGGATCAAAAGAAAGGTATGgagctcagattttttttctttttttgttccttttttaaagCCCTTTCAAGTTGGGGAAAATTCATGCATTGTCACGTCTGAGCACAATGTGATATTGGCAGCTGCTTCAAGCTGGCTACGATGTGCAAAGTTCACTGTCATGACGGCTGACTGCTCAACTGTCAAGGAAAAATTAACAAATACGAAAATGGGAACATGTGGCAGTTTTAGAAACACACTTTTCAATAAAGCCTACTGTGAACTATAGACTATTGCACATTTCAACATGACACAAGGAAAATAAGGGGTTCAAAAGAGAATACACTTTGTAACATAGAAATATACAGACTAGCTTGtgcacagaaattaaaacatgGTTACAAGACACCACTGCAGTCAAACCTGTCTTATAGTCTGCTTATGTTCTTAGTGACCTTAAGAAACTGGTCCAAACTGATTATCAGCGAtacttttttttgttactttttttaaaaaaatattttgagaccACATCTTtgatacacatatatatattccGTGGTCAAAACAGACAGACTTAACTTTAGCGATACTAAATAAAAGTGCAAAAACgttcaaaaaataaaacaaaataaaaaatatggaaGCATAAGCTAAAAATTTTCTGCATAGCTGAAATCTATTTAAAGCGAGTCCTTGGTAGGGGTTgctgacaggaggagaaagcagtttttaaaaatgtcttctgCATGTTTCAAATAATGCAAAACAAAGGTCATTTGCCAGCTTTTGAAGCGTTTCACAGGCAGTTCACCCCTGCGTCCTTAGAGACCATGGTGGTGGCAGTGCCCCCCTCTGCAAGGTacacagcagtgctggatttGGGGGGCACTGCCTGCTCACTGCCGTTGTTGTTGACCTCGCAGTGCAGCGGTTCCGTGGAGATGACCCACGTGGACGGACGCCACCGCTTGAGCGAGTACGGAGTTTTCACACGTTTCTTGATCTTCTCTCCTGAGCCTGATTTGCCATCCTGTGAGGAGTCGcctactgaaggaaaaaaaaaccaaaccaaaacaagaaaacagaacagaaaatagtATTATGAGGAAGGTGAGATTAGACTGGCATCCAGGGCTGTTACTTatgtgaaacagaaaaaaaggaacaaaatctATAAACGCAGAAGCAACTGTGTGGCAGAGGCATGACAGGTGTATCGACCACAAGAGCTGCCACTAAAACCAGGGGTTAGATTCTGTTCTCTGTCAGAAATTACTTCAGTGAAGTAATTTGTGTTACCTGGAATGCATATTGGcatcaaacagaaaaatcagcatttgACATTTGAGGGGCTTTTGGAATCATAGGATCTTATATTACCTGAATTGGGAGGTGCAAAAGAACATTGCTACTACAGGACAGCAAAGGCTAAAATTTAAATAGTGCAATGTTAGGTCCCCTAATCCTACTCCACCTAGCAAAGCATTTCACCTGAAAACAAAATAGTCCATTATCTGTTAAGATAGTAAGTCAGGATTTGGAATGCTGGGTTGTAAAACTGGCAAGACCAACTTTAACTATGATGAAATTTCAGCAGTCGAAATCTGATTGTTAAAAAAACTTACACAACCCCTTCTTTTAACTTAATCTTCTATTAAAGAAAGTCActgcaataatattttttctttatcttggTAAGATTTCAACTCACACCAACATGTTAAGACAAAAATTAAGGTTTCGTACTTAAAAGGAAGGCTTAAACATTCCATTGCTGAATACTGAACTACATTTCTTGAAAGTTATGTTCTCATTTGGTTTTAAACCTTTTACTTCCAAAGATGCCTGGCATCCCAGTTTACTCTACTAATATCACAGCATCTTCCTAAAGAGTCACGACATTTGCAAGTACCTTTCAAGACTACAGTGACTTctggaaatgtattttctttaaaatgcacACCAGGAGATCTTTCCAATAGCTCGAACAGGATCAAACCCAGAGGATGCATCTAATTTAACTATAACTACATGATTACATTCTTACTGCAAAAAGGAGAGCCCTATTGTAACCTCTTAGACCTCTGGCCATAAAACTCTCAAGGAAGTTACTATTCTGAAATAAGCTATTAAAATCAATTCCTTCTCTAATGACTTGGATTAATTTTTATGTACTATGTCAAACTAGTGAAGAATTGCTCTAATTGTTGGAGCTATGACAGCAAAATAGAAAATGCCTGACTGTCCATTTAGGCTGGGCTAATACAGTAAAGTTAGTTTAAAATCAGGAAGCATAGAGATAATTactataataaattattttaatcaatgCATCTTAGAGATGGCTACTCTTAAGAGAATGaggaaaagtaagaaaaaaaaggtgtaaGGTGcccctgcagaaaaaaataggaaaatttttCAATATGCTTTGCACCTACCAAAGGTAGGAGCCTTGCAAGGAATAATGAAAGTTAACCTAGAGACAGAGTGGATGGGTTAGAAAGAGACAGATTTATTTGGTGTATGTGGAAGGATGATAGTGATCTAATATACTGGAAATGATGGAGACAGGACTATATGAAAAAGACTGAAATTGTGCTGAGGGAAATTACATTAATATGAGATTTAATAAGTATGCTTTGAGGCGAAACGGGAGACGGAAATAATTTCTATTCAAGCAGATATATGCAGTTATTAGGTAGAAAGGTGTCAGGGAAACGGTTCAGCCCTGCAAGCACTTACACTGCATACTACTGCTATCCAAACTACTTGTGGCTGACAGATCCAGCGAATTAGGCCTCTGTGCTCTTCTGGTCTGGGTCTGCCCAGGATTTCTCACTACATTTTGGatgctggctgcagctgtgtcTGGACACGgattgctgttgttgttgttggcgTTTGTTCGGCCGTTATCCAGCGGCCGCTCCCTCCTGTCTACCAGGCGGTCCAGAACACCTTCATCGTGGCCAGCCTGCTGCTCCCGCCTCAGCAGGGGCTCGTGCTCGTCGGGACTGGAGTTGATATTCAGCCGACTGTCCTCCCCACTGAACTGGTTCTGGAGCATTTCCTGGGCCCGCTGCGCTACCGAGCTGCTGGTCTGGCCGGAGGGCACCGTGCCATTGGCATACTGGGTTGTGCCAGCGTGAGAGTTTATGCCGTGGCTCCTCCCAGCCACTCCATTCATGGTAACTGTCACCACGTGAGGTTCTGCAGCATTGATAGTGTTCATCTTGGCAACGCCCGTTTCCACTTGCTTCAAGTTTGATTTGTGCTTGCCACCAAATTTTAACCGTGGCTCCTTTGTAGAATTTTTGGTGTTTAGAGGGAGGCTAGTAGGCCTCTTCGGAAGGTTCTGTTGCTTGGGTAGAGGATAGACCTGAGCAGATGGGACGTCGGGAATCAAACATGCCTGACCATTGGTAGCTTGTGTGAAGTCCTGTTGCCCTGTCACCTCTACTGCAAGTTTTATCAGTGGATAAAGCAAGCTGGAACTAGTGCTGCTCAGCGGATCTGGCCCACTAAACTGCTTAAGTGAATGTTCCATCAGATTCTCATCAGAGCTTTCTTTCAGGTTCTTATCCACTTCTTTTGGATCCAATTTATTTGTCTCCAAGTCCTCCTCTGTTAGCTGCAGACAAACAGGGGTGGGCCCACCTGGCTGCATGACGTTTGTAGTGTGTAAGTTTGTTTCATCCGAATAAGGCATTTCGGATATGGTGGTCATGCCAGTGCTGGGAGTGAGGCCAGTTGTGTTGGTGGTGGACAAACTGGTGACACTTGTCTCAGGACTAGGGATGCGCGCTTGTGCTTGCTGCCGCTCGTAGTTAATGGAATTTCTATTCTTTTCTCCTGAAGTCAACGGTGTAGTGGACATTGAATGTTCAGAAGAAATGTTCTTTACTATGCTGTCAGTGTGGTGGATTGAATCTTCAATGTAGGAAGAGGAAGAATAATCTGGATATGGCCTTATCTTTGATACACGTCTATGATGTGACAGAttcctttaagaaaaaataagtgGTATTAAGATCATATATGTAAAAAATCACCTCATACTATAACACCTCTCATTTAAGAGAGCTGAGTGtctttctgtttcctttaataCATAAACTAAGAATAGATACAGTACAAACTGAAGTATTTCAGCAACTTCCTTGAAAAGTGCTGGGGATAAAAAAACTGGTTTTACTAGGGCAGAACTTCATTATGGATGTTACTTCCTAAGAGAACAGTAATCTTCTGTTTGTCCAATATGCTGTTTGTCCAGTTGGCAAAGTACTGCTAAGGTTCTGCTCTAGATGTAGAGAAGCGATGCTGAAAAAGGTCAACAAAAATGCAACAGACTAAATCAAGTAAGTGATTCTGGGAAAATGTCACAAGGTCCTAACCCATGAAAACTCAACTATTTTGACAATTTAGGTATTCTATGATTTGaacataatattttttccatgaCAATGAACAGTGTCATATACAGCAACATTATTCTTCTCTCAAATCTGGATTTCTAGAGTATACTATTAAGAACTAAAAATTCAGCTCTGCAAATTCTCATTCCCTCTGGATCATATATAAGCAGAGAACATGCAGCTTCTCTTGCTGGGATCAGAATAATAATGACTTAAACAATGGCCCTGCAATTTGTTAACTGAAAAACTACAGGTTTGAGACTTGGTAATCTTCTGAACTCACAGTGACTGCAAATTCACAGTTTTTAGCAGAACGCTTTAAATAGAAGTTTGATGCATCGCTTAGCAAATGTACTTAAAGACAATTCATTTTGTCACTTCACATCATGGCAAGCCTGCTGAGACAGTTTGCCTAAGCTCAGTTGAAAAGGCCCCTCTGTGAGAAATACAGCTGTACACATAAAAGGTGCCTGAATTCTGGGGACACACAGGAGATCTTAAGAACAAAAGCAACTGGGATTATGTCATGCTCATATGCAGACTAGGTCATATAACGCATATCACTTAATGGGTGCAGCAAGCTGTAGCTTCTGTCCTGGAGCGAGCCAAGTGCTGCATTGGGCATTTCCTGCTGACTAAACCCAAATGTGTTCTCTTCTTACCTCTCATTTTGCATGGCAGTTGACATAGGATTGACTGTTGGACTAACTGATTTATTTCTCTCCCAAATCATCATGAGCTCTGCCATTCTCTCCTCAGCACACTGTGCTGTTAGTCGAGCTTCTGCATCTTGATCCCAACAGTCTTCAATTGTTTCTTTAAGTGACCTCACAGCCTGCCAGGAGACAAAACCCCTTTAAGTTATTTTACCTTTAATCTGTGCTTCTAATGTATTGTTTTATGGCAGCATTCTACATGCCTGAAAACAATCACAAGCTGgtgaaagagagaaacagaagataCATAGTTTCATTCAAAGCTAATTTAACCTAATACTACCAATACACAATTTGATGTTATCACACCTCACATACACACATCAACTGGGAAGACACTTAGGAAAAACTACATTCACCAATGTCCATACAAGCTTCAGCCAGCCCTCGGGTGGATGCATGCTCTGCTCTCTCCTTGCCTTATGAGAGCTGTGTATTAAGGATATTCTGGAAATGCTGCCATGGTTATTCTCACAGTTCTGCTAATGGTGATGGCCTGGCTCCCCTGCACTGTATGCAAATAACAGCTGTGCTCACTTCATCATCCCTGTCTTTACCATAGTGACATCCAAGTGTCTAGTAAGTATCAATGAATTTGTCTGCGTCATGGGAGGAGATTTTTGTTTCACTTATTTTACAGGTGGAGAAACAGAAACACAGGCATGTTCCTGGCATCACACCGTGGGATGAACTGTACAGTGCTCAAGACCTCCAAAACGTGCTACCATATGTTCAGGGAACTGGAGAGGAAACAACTGAAATTACAAGCACTGAACACTTCTGTTTCCACTCTTATCTGGAGGACAAAAGCCAGGCAGACATTTATGggcccctgctgccagcctATGGCCATGGAGAGGATCTGGTTTGCCAGCACAGCTCACGTCTACAGCCCAGCTTTACCCTCTCCAGCACTGAGGACTGTGCATAATCCCAGCTGGGCACTGAGGCATTCAGTGAGTCCTGCTGACTGTCTCCGTGCCAGAACTGCCTTGTGCCCTTCTGGCAGTGGAAGCCAGGACTAGTTCTGAGTATGAGCCAAGAGCTCCTTGCCCACGGAGGGGCTCCTGGCATCGCTTGCATCTGGCAATCGCTGCTGCTTGGTgatgcagctctggctgcacagGTGGGGACAAGCTCCCCCACAAGCAAACCTTTCAtctcccttcccacagcagaTCACACAGGGGATAAGCCAATACCCTCCCCTTAGCTGAGGGACATGAGTCTAAAAACACCCTCAGGGACAAGGACAAGATAGGGTACTGGAGCAATTTTCTCTCACACAATAAAATGCCTTCATTCAGCTTTTAGGACTTGATTCTGTCACCATTTAGACTAAGTCAGTGGATAATCCTGCCTTTCCTCTTCGTAAGATTCTACAGGCTTCACCAGCAGCAAATTCAACCAGTGTTTAATTTAATACTATCTGTCCTGTAGCAGATCCTTTCCTTTTGATGTGTTAAGGGTCATTAAAGGACAGCAGTGACTGTACAGACAGTTATCAACACTGAAGTTCTTCAGCGTCACATTTACCACAATTATGTGTTTTCTATTAATGTCAGGCTGAAATATAACTACGCTAAAATGAACTATTTACAAGTACTAGCACTCATCAAAAAGATAGAAGGGACCAGAAATCTGCATTATTCTATCATTCTGTTAATATCCTGACCTCTGAAGTCAAGTGTGGCCCCACTTTGGCAAGTGAGACAAGAATACAGTAATATCTCAACACAGTAAAAAGCCTCTTAATTATTTTATGTACATCCCATGCTCAGGTTGTTGCTTTATACTGCAAAAAACAATACTGCTAATCAAAGTCTGTAACATAACATAGATGCTTCCAGAAGCAGATTAAGACTGCATAGGTAATCACAAATGAGAATTTCACATCTTTTGAGTACCttaataatattattaaaaataaagtgttattttttatttatatttctcaaATGGAAAGGACAAATGCATTTGTTTCATAGATTCATTTGCATGAAGGTGTTATAACCCAATATAACAGCAGAGCTTTAAATAATGGAAGAAAGTCTTTTATCCCATGCATTAGATACAGGAGGTTAGGACGTGGGTCCAGAGTGAGGTTATCTGGAATTTCATTTTCTACACTATCTGCCCTAGAGTGCTCAGTCAGATATTATCCTAGACTGGCATAGGGAGGAGGAAATTGTTTAACACCTGTGATTATTCTTTTCTCTTAAAGCAATGGTGCAGTTCAATTCTTAGAGCTGGAGTGATCATCATTTTgattatacagaaaaaaaaaattactaacaACACAAAGAATGTGCTAGGCATTTTAAATATGGGGATCATCTAATAATGCTGGAGTCTATCAGCTTTCTAGAACataattaacatttaaaatggcagtctgcaaaacaaaacaaaccttcaacTGTTTCAGTTTTAACTGCCTTCAGGAACAGCTTGGTTCTTCCAACACTGCATTTGCCAACATGGCTATAGTTAAAACAGCTGTTGTTTGATTTCCTATATACTTTGGGCActgatttatcttttttcctcttccccctTTGCTCCCAAGACTGGGTGGCCAAACGCATGTAATAAAAGCACCTCTTGGAAGCTCTCAGCTGGGTTATAACATAGCCCATAGCCTGTGCACCACTGCAGGCTATGCTTCTCCCTGAAAGCAGGTTCCTGCATATTTACAACCACCAGGTGAGGCcttgggctcctcctcatctgCACAGTAGCTACAAACTTATCAACCACCAAAAAGTCTCTTGAAGATTGAAAGGCATCATTTCGATATGGGAATAACAATAAGTGTATTTCTAAAAACAGCCAAACACGCCATTTTCATACTTGCAATTGAGCTGCATTACCTTGTATCAAGTGGAACCCAGTCAGTGTTTGCACTGCACTTTGCTTGTAACAGCAAACAGCCCTCTCTAAGCCAAGGGGATTCACATTGCCTGAACTTTGCTGCAGATGAAAGCAAGCACAGACTCTCACCAGAGTTCAACTGACTTGCTCTAACTTGTTGGCCCACAGCAGCAAGGTTCTAAGCCACAGCTACACTCATTCAAAACAACAAGCAATATTATAATGTTTATagtcttgaaaataaaaattgaggATCAAATGAAGccatataaaatgttttatgtagTTAAAAGGAAATGATTTCTAGAAGCTTTAGTCTCTGCAAATGCTGAGGTCTATACAAGTTCAAAAAAGTTTATTACAATGTTTACCAATTTTAGTTTTGGAAGAGTGTATTGATGTTTTTGCCAGCTATTTTAGTTCTGCTTTATTACTTTATAAGATGTCAAAAGGCAAAGAATGGCTTCGTGTTTCTCATTTGGCACACAGAGAACACATGGGCACTTCATGCACAATACTACAGACAGTGTCTAAAATTAATGTAACAGGTTATCTTCAGTATACCACACTGCAGCatgcaacaacaacaataatagtatttttccttaaaagaaaTCTGGCTTTCATATcaataacttttaaaaactgaatttaatttttaagaagtCCATGTAGAAACAGTTCCCAATCCTTAAGTACTAACAAagagggaaaaaccccaaaacattaaaaaattgcttttaagaAATGAGTACACCCTAAAAGATAGTTAAATCACtgtttctttgaaaatattctCTCACCAGGCTGTTCTCCTTCCATGCTTCTGGGAATTTTGGTCTTTGCTTCTCTCTAGACACCAAGACTTGCATATCTTCAAAAGTGGGATGGTTTCCGACTTCAGTCTGGAAAGCCATCTGGTACTCTGGCACAGATTCCCCtgttagaaaaagaaagaaagggaagaaaaaatcaATCGCAGATTA includes:
- the BMPR2 gene encoding bone morphogenetic protein receptor type-2 isoform X3 codes for the protein MPASLQHLVLVLLLSSATLLLGTAAATQSEERLCAFKDPYQQDHGISESRISQENGTILCMKGSTCYGLWEKTREGDIHLVKQGCWSHIGDPQECHFEECIVTTTPSLIQNGTYRFCCCSTDLCNVNFTENFPPPDPTDTTPYNSSHSFHRDETIVIALASVSVLAVLIAALFFGYRMLAGDRKQGLHSMNMMEAAASEPSLDLDNLKLLELIGRGRYGAVYKGSLDEHPVAVKVFSFANRQNFVNERNIYRIPLMEHDNIARFIVGDERFTADGRMEYLLVMEYYPNGSLCKYLSLHTSDWVSSCRLAHSITRGLAYLHTELPRGDHYKPAISHRDLNSRNVLVKNDGTCVISDFGLSMKLTGNRLVRPGEEDNAAISEVGTIRYMAPEVLEGAVNLRDCESALKQVDMYALGLIYWEIFMRCTDLFPGESVPEYQMAFQTEVGNHPTFEDMQVLVSREKQRPKFPEAWKENSLAVRSLKETIEDCWDQDAEARLTAQCAEERMAELMMIWERNKSVSPTVNPMSTAMQNERNLSHHRRVSKIRPYPDYSSSSYIEDSIHHTDSIVKNISSEHSMSTTPLTSGEKNRNSINYERQQAQARIPSPETSVTSLSTTNTTGLTPSTGMTTISEMPYSDETNLHTTNVMQPGGPTPVCLQLTEEDLETNKLDPKEVDKNLKESSDENLMEHSLKQFSGPDPLSSTSSSLLYPLIKLAVEVTGQQDFTQATNGQACLIPDVPSAQVYPLPKQQNLPKRPTSLPLNTKNSTKEPRLKFGGKHKSNLKQVETGVAKMNTINAAEPHVVTVTMNGVAGRSHGINSHAGTTQYANGTVPSGQTSSSVAQRAQEMLQNQFSGEDSRLNINSSPDEHEPLLRREQQAGHDEGVLDRLVDRRERPLDNGRTNANNNNSNPCPDTAAASIQNVVRNPGQTQTRRAQRPNSLDLSATSSLDSSSMQLGDSSQDGKSGSGEKIKKRVKTPYSLKRWRPSTWVISTEPLHCEVNNNGTATTMVSKDAGVNCL
- the BMPR2 gene encoding bone morphogenetic protein receptor type-2 isoform X2; this translates as MPASLQHLVLVLLLSSATLLLGTAAATQSEERLCAFKDPYQQDHGISESRISQENGTILCMKGSTCYGLWEKTREGDIHLVKQGCWSHIGDPQECHFEECIVTTTPSLIQNGTYRFCCCSTDLCNVNFTENFPPPDPTDTTPYNSSHSFHRDETIVIALASVSVLAVLIAALFFGYRMLAGDRKQGLHSMNMMEAAASEPSLDLDNLKLLELIGRGRYGAVYKGSLDEHPVAVKVFSFANRQNFVNERNIYRIPLMEHDNIARFIVGDERFTADGRMEYLLVMEYYPNGSLCKYLSLHTSDWVSSCRLAHSITRGLAYLHTELPRGDHYKPAISHRDLNSRNVLVKNDGTCVISDFGLSMKLTGNRLVRPGEEDNAAISEVGTIRYMAPEVLEGAVNLRDCESALKQVDMYALGLIYWEIFMRCTDLFPGESVPEYQMAFQTEVGNHPTFEDMQVLVSREKQRPKFPEAWKENSLAVRSLKETIEDCWDQDAEARLTAQCAEERMAELMMIWERNKSVSPTVNPMSTAMQNERNLSHHRRVSKIRPYPDYSSSSYIEDSIHHTDSIVKNISSEHSMSTTPLTSGEKNRNSINYERQQAQARIPSPETSVTSLSTTNTTGLTPSTGMTTISEMPYSDETNLHTTNVMQPGGPTPVCLQLTEEDLETNKLDPKEVDKNLKESSDENLMEHSLKQFSGPDPLSSTSSSLLYPLIKLAVEVTGQQDFTQATNGQACLIPDVPSAQVYPLPKQQNLPKRPTSLPLNTKNSTKEPRLKFGGKHKSNLKQVETGVAKMNTINAAEPHVVTVTMNGVAGRSHGINSHAGTTQYANGTVPSGQTSSSVAQRAQEMLQNQFSGEDSRLNINSSPDEHEPLLRREQQAGHDEGVLDRLVDRRERPLDNGRTNANNNNSNPCPDTAAASIQNVVRNPGQTQTRRAQRPNSLDLSATSSLDSSSMQCDSSQDGKSGSGEKIKKRVKTPYSLKRWRPSTWVISTEPLHCEVNNNGSEQAVPPKSSTAVYLAEGGTATTMVSKDAGVNCL
- the BMPR2 gene encoding bone morphogenetic protein receptor type-2 isoform X1; amino-acid sequence: MPASLQHLVLVLLLSSATLLLGTAAATQSEERLCAFKDPYQQDHGISESRISQENGTILCMKGSTCYGLWEKTREGDIHLVKQGCWSHIGDPQECHFEECIVTTTPSLIQNGTYRFCCCSTDLCNVNFTENFPPPDPTDTTPYNSSHSFHRDETIVIALASVSVLAVLIAALFFGYRMLAGDRKQGLHSMNMMEAAASEPSLDLDNLKLLELIGRGRYGAVYKGSLDEHPVAVKVFSFANRQNFVNERNIYRIPLMEHDNIARFIVGDERFTADGRMEYLLVMEYYPNGSLCKYLSLHTSDWVSSCRLAHSITRGLAYLHTELPRGDHYKPAISHRDLNSRNVLVKNDGTCVISDFGLSMKLTGNRLVRPGEEDNAAISEVGTIRYMAPEVLEGAVNLRDCESALKQVDMYALGLIYWEIFMRCTDLFPGESVPEYQMAFQTEVGNHPTFEDMQVLVSREKQRPKFPEAWKENSLAVRSLKETIEDCWDQDAEARLTAQCAEERMAELMMIWERNKSVSPTVNPMSTAMQNERNLSHHRRVSKIRPYPDYSSSSYIEDSIHHTDSIVKNISSEHSMSTTPLTSGEKNRNSINYERQQAQARIPSPETSVTSLSTTNTTGLTPSTGMTTISEMPYSDETNLHTTNVMQPGGPTPVCLQLTEEDLETNKLDPKEVDKNLKESSDENLMEHSLKQFSGPDPLSSTSSSLLYPLIKLAVEVTGQQDFTQATNGQACLIPDVPSAQVYPLPKQQNLPKRPTSLPLNTKNSTKEPRLKFGGKHKSNLKQVETGVAKMNTINAAEPHVVTVTMNGVAGRSHGINSHAGTTQYANGTVPSGQTSSSVAQRAQEMLQNQFSGEDSRLNINSSPDEHEPLLRREQQAGHDEGVLDRLVDRRERPLDNGRTNANNNNSNPCPDTAAASIQNVVRNPGQTQTRRAQRPNSLDLSATSSLDSSSMQLGDSSQDGKSGSGEKIKKRVKTPYSLKRWRPSTWVISTEPLHCEVNNNGSEQAVPPKSSTAVYLAEGGTATTMVSKDAGVNCL